Genomic window (Gasterosteus aculeatus chromosome 1, fGasAcu3.hap1.1, whole genome shotgun sequence):
CAGTATAATAGTAAAAAGAATTAGTGgcaggaaaaaaagtaaatctcCAGCTAAGATTTAACATATAAATCAAAAGGCTATTCGGGTCGCTCTATTCAACAAATTCGTCTTTGTATTGTTCTCAGGCTTTAATAAAATGATATAGCACTTCggcaaaaatacacaaaacagcATCCCATAACTTGAAGCCAGAATAGCAAATATCTCCACAGCCACTGTGAACTTCCCCGGAGAGCTGACATACGCTGGGATGAATGCAATCCAGACTGCCCAGAATATCAACATGCTGAAGGTGATGAATTTCGCTTCATTGAAATTATCAGGTAACTTTCTAGCCAAAAAAGcaagaacaaaacacaacatggcTAAAAGCCCAATGTATCCTAACACAGCCCAGAACGCCACAGGGGATCCCAATGCACACTCAAGAATAATCTTTCCTTTATAGTAGTTCATGTTTTTGTAGGGGAAAGGAGGGTTGATCGTCAGCCAAAGAATACAAATTACAACCTGAATGAAAgttaaacacaaaacactgaGTCTCTGCTGTGCAGGCCCAAACCATTTCATCACGTTACTCCCTGGCAGTGTGGCCCTGAAGGCCATTAACACCACTAGAGTTTTCCCCAGAACACAAGAGATACAGAGGACAAAAGTGATGCCGAATGCTGTGTGTCGCAGCATGCAGGACCACTGTGTGGGCCGTCCTATGAAGGTCAGAGaacacaggaaacacagagtcaaggagaagagcagcagaaagCTCAGCTCAGAGTTGTTGGCCCTGACGATAGGAGTGTGTCTGTAGTGAAAAAATATCAGGGCTACAGTCATTGTCAGCCAGGCACCAATGACAGAAAAGGTGACCAACAGTATACCCATCAATTCCCTGTAGGTGATGAACTCAATCAATTTCAAGTGACAGTTATTCCTCTCCTTGCTGGACTTGTACTCGGGGAGGCATTTGTCACATTTCACTGCATCTGTAAGCATAAATATTTTTAGGCTGTACAGAACATACATTCTCAGATAGACCAGTAAAGTGCTCGCAGGGATTTTACCCAATAGAAACACGACGAGTGCTACACTAAAGGCTAGGAATCCTGCCGTCTCACTTGTAGTGTTGCTGAACTCCCCGTCAGCACAGGTGATGCAATCGAAGCAGCAGATAGGCTTGCCCTTGACAAACGCCCGGCGGGTGCCCGGTAAACAACTCTCACTGCAAACAGACCTTGGTACCTGTATAGAAAATGATTAGTTATTATTAGTTAATTGTATTAGTTAAAGATGACTTCACAACCCAGAATAAGGCTTGCGGTATTTACTTACTTCAAGTTTCCCACCTGCCCAGATAGGTCCCACATCTGTTCTCATCTTAAACTGCCGCCCCTCAGGCTGTGAGGCATCATAAAACCCAATGGTTTTAAAGACGATGCCATTTGTCTCATCCATCTGCCAGTTTACCAGTGCATAACTTGCCACAGGGTCGCCCAACTCATCAAAGAAGACCCTTTCACCAATTTTAGTGGTGAAATTGACCAGCGTTAGGTAATGCAGAACCTGCAGCGATACAGATACAGAGAGGTTGCTATTAATCTACATGATGACTAACATATACAGTAGTTTGAATTTGGTGcagaattattttattatttattgtttatgttTACCTGCCATGGTTGGGCACTTTCCCAATCAGCACAAGTGTTGTTCTCAAAAGGCCCCTGTCCGTCTTTGCAGGTAAACAACATGTGCAAAGCTTGAGCGACAGCGTACGTGGCCTTGTAAACGTTGTTCAGCAAACTTGCATCTGCCACATCTGTAaagcgtgtgtctgtgtcccaCAGAGACTCCTCGCCAGTGCAGCCGGCGACCGAGCCCTGATCTCGGGTCGCTTCTTGGGGAGTCAGTGTGCAGCCGAACACCGTTTCCCACAACTCCACCAGTCCGTGGTCTCCCTTTGTAGTGGACGGTTTGCTGTCTGCGAGGAACTCCTGCAGTCCGGGGATGTGAGCATTTAATGCTGAAAAGCCCACCGCCCCCTGTACCACAGCATAGTTCACTGGAGAGGCAATATAGCGGTAAGTGATCCAACCCTCACTGCCCACCCACTGGAGGCCTGTCACATTCTGAGCATGAAGCTCTTTAATCAGAATGTCAAGGTCGGTGCCATCAGCAAATGCCACTATTACCTTAGAGGTGGATTCCTTAATAATGTCCACCACTTTTAGGAACCACTTCCTAGGATCAGTCCTGTAAATAGCCAGTGAGtactcaacacacacaccttcccttTCTGCTGCTTGCAGGAAAGTGGCCATGCCACCATTCCCATAGTCACTGTTGGTTCTGATAGCCCCTACCCAGGTCCAGCCAAAGTGTTTCATAAGCTTTGCTAGGGCTTTGCTCTGGTGGATGTCACTAGGTATGGTTCTGAAGAAAGAGGGATAGTCTCTTCTGTTGCTAAGACATGCACACGTGGCTGAATGGCtgatctgaaacacaaacagagaaatGGCTAATATTAAGATAATCAGAGGAATATGTCATAGGAACATTTTCACATATTATCTAACTATtactacaacaaaaaaatacttcCAACACCCCCCTAACACTCACCACGGGTATATTGAAGGGGCCCAGGGTGCGGGCAATACCTATTGTCGAAGTTGATGTGGTTTCTCCTATGACAGCATGCACGTTTGAGAGTTTGCTGCAACTGCCTTCCCCACTCTCATACCTATTCATCAGGTTCAGTGATGCCCTGATGGACACAGGGACACTCGGGCAGGAGTCAAAGATCCGGTAACCCAGTGTCACTCCTGGCAGCAGATCTGAGCTGTTGTTGATCTCCCTTATGGCAAATATCATAGTGAAGGCATATTGAAGCTCTCCTGCGTCCAGTCTACAGCAAAGatgtgaaacacacactgactttcacataaaacatgaataatcaTCACATGTTGTACTTAGATATGCAGGTACAttctttccatccctcttaCCCTTCACACTGGATGGTTCCTGGGTTGACCTGATGAGCTGGATTGACAATGACAGGATTCTGATGGAAGGAGAAAATGCCTCCAATGTTGATGTCTCCTTCCATAGAAAATTTAGACTGTTCTTTTGTCCCGTATGTTTGACACACAGGCTTCCCTCCACTGACTGCCAGAAGGTAAATAAGTAGTAGGTCCGCCGTCAGCAGCATTGTAGCTCACCTCAATATTTACAACACAAAGCCAAGAGCGTCAATCCTTCAACTCTCAGCCTTTTATAGGGTTTTTATTTATGACTATCTAAAAGCCACAGGGCTGCAACCTATGTGAATATCATGTTTCTGTCCACCAATGGCTGTGCTTTTGCTACGATGGAAAGTTGGATGGGCCTATTAGAGGGACTGCCACGTATCCCGTCATTGCTTTTAGCATAACCAATAATGACTCGCAATAATTATTTCAGGAACCAGCACACGCGGATATGAGCCACCATCTGAGTTCCTGTGGGTTAACTTTTTAATTGCGTTCAATTGATTTAATTTTGGACTCTGGTGACACACTTGATGTCAagatttattattacttttattttccAGGCATTTCATTCACTACAGCTGAGAATATTCAATATAGAATAGTAGGCTTTGGTGATGGTATCGCACTtgtttaatgcatttaaaaaactgcaaaagCAGCCAAATAGGCTTGTGTCATGCGTGATCATATTTAACAAAAAGCCTTTATTAAATTAAGAATAAAATAGCAATTCAGATTTTTCTGGTCTTTTTATTCTGTTCACTCGTCCATGGAGATTTTCACTGGTTTCTCCCCATCATATGTTTTTTAGTATTTCTTTCTGGTTTAAGcaataaaatataacattttggaGCAAATATACAACACAACAACCCAAAGCTAGAGCCGAGCATAGCAAATATCTCTACAGCTACAGTGAACTTCCCGGGAGAACTGACATACGCTGGAATA
Coding sequences:
- the LOC120828904 gene encoding extracellular calcium-sensing receptor, translating into MEGDINIGGIFSFHQNPVIVNPAHQVNPGTIQCEGLDAGELQYAFTMIFAIREINNSSDLLPGVTLGYRIFDSCPSVPVSIRASLNLMNRYESGEGSCSKLSNVHAVIGETTSTSTIGIARTLGPFNIPVISHSATCACLSNRRDYPSFFRTIPSDIHQSKALAKLMKHFGWTWVGAIRTNSDYGNGGMATFLQAAEREGVCVEYSLAIYRTDPRKWFLKVVDIIKESTSKVIVAFADGTDLDILIKELHAQNVTGLQWVGSEGWITYRYIASPVNYAVVQGAVGFSALNAHIPGLQEFLADSKPSTTKGDHGLVELWETVFGCTLTPQEATRDQGSVAGCTGEESLWDTDTRFTDVADASLLNNVYKATYAVAQALHMLFTCKDGQGPFENNTCADWESAQPWQVLHYLTLVNFTTKIGERVFFDELGDPVASYALVNWQMDETNGIVFKTIGFYDASQPEGRQFKMRTDVGPIWAGGKLEVPRSVCSESCLPGTRRAFVKGKPICCFDCITCADGEFSNTTNAVKCDKCLPEYKSSKERNNCHLKLIEFITYRELMGILLVTFSVIGAWLTMTVALIFFHYRHTPIVRANNSELSFLLLFSLTLCFLCSLTFIGRPTQWSCMLRHTAFGITFVLCISCVLGKTLVVLMAFRATLPGSNVMKWFGPAQQRLSVLCLTFIQVVICILWLTINPPFPYKNMNYYKGKIILECALGSPVAFWAVLGYIGLLAMLCFVLAFLARKLPDNFNEAKFITFSMLIFWAVWIAFIPAYVSSPGKFTVAVEIFAILASSYGMLFCVFLPKCYIILLKPENNTKTNLLNRATRIAF